One stretch of Saccharomonospora xinjiangensis XJ-54 DNA includes these proteins:
- a CDS encoding DUF5319 domain-containing protein has product MPHEVLPPDPFADDPNDPAKEFAALDEPAAEPMSPEERSELLADLSDLTVYQALLEPRGIRGIVVDCAECEQPHYHDWHLLRASLEQLLSDGQMRPHEPAFDPDPALYVTWDYCRGFADGITATENAH; this is encoded by the coding sequence GTGCCACACGAAGTGTTGCCTCCGGACCCGTTCGCTGACGACCCGAACGACCCCGCGAAGGAGTTCGCGGCGCTCGACGAGCCCGCTGCCGAGCCGATGAGCCCGGAAGAGCGCTCCGAACTGCTCGCGGACCTCTCGGATCTCACGGTCTACCAGGCGTTGCTCGAACCTCGGGGGATCAGGGGCATCGTCGTGGATTGCGCCGAATGTGAGCAGCCGCACTACCACGACTGGCATCTACTTCGCGCCAGTCTCGAGCAACTGCTGTCGGACGGGCAGATGCGCCCTCACGAACCGGCGTTCGACCCGGACCCCGCGCTCTATGTGACATGGGACTACTGCAGGGGCTTCGCCGACGGCATCACGGCAACGGAGAACGCCCACTGA
- the guaA gene encoding glutamine-hydrolyzing GMP synthase, with translation MRSPTVSDGPVLVVDYGAQYAQLIARRVREAQVYSEVVPHTTPVDELLERDPAAIILSGGPSSVYADGAPGVDPALFDTGVPVFGICYGFQAMAQALGGTVEHTGTREFGRTELAVTGGALHEALPSRHPVWMSHGDCVTKAPEGFSVTAGSEGAPVAGFENTARKLAGVQYHPEVAHSPHGQEVLRRFLHEIAGIRPRWTTSSIVDDQVQRIQAQIGEGHAICGLSGGVDSAVAAALVQRAIGDRLTCVFVDHGLLRTGERVQVERDFVAATGVNLVTVDATERFLSALDGVTDPEQKRKIIGREFIRVFEQAAREIKAQGDVEFLVQGTLYPDVVESGGGAGTSNIKSHHNVGGLPEDLRFTLVEPLRLLFKDEVRRVGLELGLPETIVHRQPFPGPGLAIRIIGAVTSGRLEILRAADAIAREELTAAGLDSDIWQCPVVLLADVRSVGVQGDGRTYGHPIVLRPVSSEDAMTADWARLPYDVLERISTRITNEVADVNRVVLDVTSKPPGTIEWE, from the coding sequence GTGAGGAGTCCGACAGTGTCAGATGGTCCCGTGCTCGTGGTGGACTACGGCGCCCAGTACGCGCAGCTCATCGCACGACGGGTCCGCGAAGCGCAGGTGTATTCGGAGGTCGTGCCGCACACGACTCCTGTCGATGAGCTCCTCGAACGCGACCCGGCCGCCATCATCCTCTCGGGCGGGCCATCCAGCGTGTACGCGGACGGCGCACCCGGCGTGGACCCAGCGTTGTTCGACACGGGCGTACCCGTGTTCGGCATCTGCTACGGCTTCCAAGCCATGGCGCAGGCTCTGGGCGGCACGGTCGAGCACACGGGCACCCGCGAGTTCGGCCGCACCGAGCTGGCCGTCACCGGCGGCGCGTTGCACGAGGCACTGCCCTCCCGGCACCCGGTGTGGATGAGCCACGGCGACTGCGTGACGAAGGCTCCCGAAGGGTTCTCCGTCACCGCGGGTAGCGAAGGCGCCCCGGTGGCCGGGTTCGAGAACACCGCGCGGAAACTCGCCGGGGTTCAGTACCACCCAGAGGTGGCTCACTCGCCCCACGGTCAGGAGGTGCTGCGACGGTTCCTGCACGAGATCGCGGGCATCCGCCCGAGGTGGACCACGTCGTCCATCGTTGACGACCAGGTGCAGCGCATCCAGGCCCAGATCGGTGAAGGGCACGCGATCTGCGGATTGTCAGGGGGCGTGGACTCGGCGGTCGCGGCGGCGCTGGTGCAGCGCGCGATCGGCGACCGGCTCACCTGTGTCTTCGTCGATCACGGCCTGCTCAGGACGGGCGAACGAGTTCAGGTCGAACGCGACTTCGTGGCCGCCACCGGCGTGAACCTCGTCACGGTCGATGCCACCGAACGGTTCCTGTCGGCTCTCGACGGCGTCACCGACCCTGAGCAGAAACGCAAGATCATCGGCCGGGAGTTCATCCGCGTCTTCGAGCAGGCGGCGCGGGAGATCAAGGCGCAGGGCGACGTCGAGTTCCTCGTGCAGGGCACCCTGTACCCCGACGTGGTCGAATCCGGCGGCGGCGCGGGGACGTCCAACATCAAGAGTCACCACAATGTGGGCGGGCTGCCCGAGGACCTGCGGTTCACACTCGTGGAGCCGCTTCGACTCCTGTTCAAGGACGAGGTTCGCAGGGTCGGGCTCGAACTGGGCCTGCCGGAGACCATCGTGCACCGCCAGCCGTTCCCCGGGCCCGGTCTCGCGATCCGCATCATCGGCGCGGTGACGTCCGGCAGGTTGGAGATCCTGCGGGCCGCGGACGCGATCGCCCGCGAGGAACTCACCGCGGCGGGACTCGACTCCGACATCTGGCAGTGCCCCGTTGTGCTGCTCGCCGACGTCCGCAGCGTCGGGGTGCAGGGGGACGGCCGCACCTACGGGCATCCCATCGTGTTGCGCCCGGTGTCCAGCGAAGACGCCATGACGGCCGATTGGGCTCGGCTACCCTACGACGTGCTCGAACGGATCTCCACACGTATCACCAACGAGGTGGCCGATGTGAACCGGGTCGTGCTGGATGTGACCAGCAAGCCGCCGGGGACGATCGAGTGGGAGTGA
- a CDS encoding PspC domain-containing protein: MLDGMKSTTDTTKHIEGFEDTVKDFWVSRPRRPHQGRKLAGVAAGVGNRYGIDPVVVRVVFVVLTGFGGIGLALYLLGWLVLAEEGDEVSGIEGLLGRGRSSMPKGLALALCVVLVPTWILSFSWSWFDGGTFLGLALAVAGMYLLHRSRGHLRRPVPTGPAMASPTGMTTTMSGTDAGVWGQPVSEAPPTWDPLGADPTGWRLAEETTPAPAPRPEPPAPPRRRSKVGFAATGVALAVGGVGAALAAEGVPWFTPAHVVGLVLAVLGTGMVVGSFLGGGRGLVWLAVPLSLTGLALGAVPIEDVGGGFGDLSATPATAEGVLPVYERTAGDVRLDLTRLTGAENVSTTVRNGAGNVAVLVPPDADVWYTCEAGVGNIECLGQQYTGVNPPEIEGKDFGPDGAGGPKITLTAQAGVGNVEVRRG; this comes from the coding sequence ATGCTGGACGGCATGAAGAGCACGACCGACACCACGAAGCACATCGAAGGCTTCGAGGACACGGTGAAGGACTTCTGGGTCTCGCGGCCCCGGCGTCCGCACCAGGGCCGCAAACTCGCGGGGGTGGCGGCCGGTGTCGGCAACCGTTACGGCATCGATCCGGTCGTCGTGCGGGTCGTGTTCGTCGTGTTGACGGGGTTCGGGGGGATCGGCCTGGCTCTCTACCTGCTGGGCTGGCTCGTCCTGGCGGAGGAGGGAGACGAGGTGTCGGGGATCGAGGGCCTGCTCGGGCGGGGACGGAGCTCGATGCCGAAGGGTCTGGCACTCGCGCTGTGTGTCGTGCTGGTCCCGACGTGGATACTGAGCTTCTCCTGGAGCTGGTTCGACGGCGGAACCTTCCTCGGGCTCGCGCTCGCCGTCGCGGGGATGTATCTGCTGCACCGCAGCAGGGGCCACCTCCGCCGCCCCGTCCCCACCGGACCCGCCATGGCAAGCCCGACGGGGATGACCACCACGATGTCCGGGACGGACGCGGGCGTGTGGGGACAGCCCGTGTCCGAGGCACCGCCGACGTGGGATCCGCTCGGGGCGGACCCCACCGGCTGGCGGCTGGCGGAGGAAACCACACCCGCCCCTGCGCCGAGGCCGGAACCACCCGCGCCACCGCGCCGCAGATCCAAGGTCGGGTTCGCGGCGACGGGTGTCGCACTGGCCGTCGGCGGCGTGGGGGCCGCGCTCGCGGCCGAAGGTGTGCCGTGGTTCACCCCGGCACACGTGGTGGGACTCGTGCTCGCGGTGCTCGGCACCGGCATGGTCGTCGGCTCGTTCCTCGGGGGAGGACGTGGCCTGGTCTGGCTTGCCGTGCCGCTGTCGCTCACCGGCCTCGCGCTCGGAGCGGTGCCGATCGAGGACGTCGGCGGCGGGTTCGGTGACCTCTCCGCCACCCCGGCGACAGCCGAGGGTGTGCTGCCCGTGTACGAACGGACGGCCGGTGACGTCCGGCTCGACCTCACAAGACTCACCGGGGCGGAGAACGTGAGCACGACCGTGCGCAACGGCGCGGGCAACGTCGCGGTGCTCGTGCCGCCCGACGCCGACGTCTGGTACACGTGCGAAGCCGGGGTCGGCAACATCGAATGCCTCGGCCAGCAGTACACCGGTGTCAATCCTCCCGAGATCGAGGGCAAGGACTTCGGTCCCGACGGCGCCGGTGGTCCGAAGATCACGCTGACCGCGCAGGCCGGGGTTGGCAACGTGGAGGTGCGTCGTGGCTGA
- the guaB gene encoding IMP dehydrogenase — MTNDTAPAGLLSSEQEETGGAPDKFAMLGLTFDDVLLLPAESDVVPSGVDTSTNLTRNVRLNIPLISAAMDTVTEARMAIAMARQGGLGVLQRNLPVEEQAQAVEVVKRSEAGMVTDPVTCSPDDTLADVDALCARFRISGVPVTDASGTLVGIITNRDMRFEVDYSKPVRDVMTKAPLVTAQVGVTADAALGLLRRHKIEKLPIVDGDGKLRGLITVKDFVKTEQYPNATKDTDGRLVVGAAVGVGEDGFQRAMALADAGVDVLMVDTAHGHSRAVLETVARLKKELGSTVDVVGGNIATRAGAQALVDAGADAVKVGVGPGSICTTRVVAGVGVPQISAIYEADKACRPAGVPVIGDGGIQYSGDIAKAIAAGASSVMLGSLLAGTAEAPGELVLVNGKQYKTYRGMGSLGAMQSRGGGRSYSKDRYAQDDVLSEDKLVPEGIEGRTPFRGPLAGVVHQLVGGLRSGMGYAGASTIAELQRAQLLRITSAGLKESHPHDVTMTVESPNYTTR, encoded by the coding sequence ATGACGAATGACACCGCGCCCGCAGGTCTGCTGTCCTCCGAGCAGGAGGAGACCGGTGGAGCCCCGGACAAGTTCGCGATGCTGGGCCTGACGTTCGACGACGTTCTCCTCCTGCCCGCGGAGTCGGATGTCGTGCCGAGCGGTGTGGACACGAGTACCAACCTGACGCGCAACGTCCGGCTCAACATCCCCCTGATCTCGGCGGCGATGGACACGGTCACCGAGGCACGCATGGCCATCGCCATGGCCCGCCAGGGCGGCCTCGGCGTGCTACAGCGCAACTTGCCGGTCGAGGAGCAGGCACAGGCCGTCGAGGTGGTGAAGCGCTCCGAGGCAGGCATGGTGACCGATCCGGTCACGTGTTCACCGGACGACACGCTCGCCGATGTGGACGCCCTCTGCGCGAGGTTCCGCATCTCCGGGGTTCCGGTGACGGACGCGTCGGGCACGCTCGTCGGCATCATCACCAACCGCGACATGCGGTTCGAGGTGGATTACAGCAAGCCCGTGCGGGACGTGATGACCAAGGCGCCCCTGGTGACGGCGCAGGTCGGGGTCACCGCCGACGCGGCGCTGGGCCTGCTGCGCCGACACAAGATCGAGAAGTTGCCGATCGTGGACGGCGACGGCAAGCTGCGCGGCCTCATCACGGTGAAGGACTTCGTCAAGACGGAGCAGTACCCGAACGCGACCAAGGACACCGACGGCAGGCTCGTCGTCGGCGCGGCCGTCGGCGTCGGCGAGGACGGTTTCCAGCGCGCCATGGCGCTCGCCGACGCGGGTGTGGACGTGCTGATGGTCGATACGGCTCACGGACATTCGCGCGCGGTGCTGGAGACGGTCGCCCGGCTTAAGAAGGAACTCGGCAGCACCGTGGACGTCGTCGGCGGCAACATCGCCACGCGGGCGGGTGCGCAGGCGCTGGTGGACGCGGGAGCTGACGCCGTCAAGGTCGGCGTCGGTCCCGGCTCCATCTGCACCACGCGCGTCGTGGCTGGTGTCGGGGTTCCGCAGATCTCCGCCATCTACGAGGCCGACAAGGCGTGCAGGCCAGCCGGTGTCCCGGTGATCGGCGACGGCGGCATCCAGTACTCCGGCGACATCGCCAAGGCGATCGCGGCCGGAGCATCGTCTGTGATGCTCGGAAGCCTCCTCGCCGGGACCGCAGAGGCGCCGGGCGAGCTCGTTCTCGTCAACGGCAAGCAGTACAAGACCTACCGCGGCATGGGTTCGCTCGGGGCCATGCAGTCGCGCGGCGGCGGTCGGTCGTACTCGAAGGACCGCTACGCGCAGGACGACGTGCTCTCGGAGGACAAACTCGTGCCGGAGGGCATCGAGGGCAGGACGCCGTTCCGTGGGCCGCTCGCCGGTGTGGTGCACCAGCTCGTGGGCGGGCTCCGATCGGGCATGGGCTACGCCGGTGCCAGCACCATCGCCGAGTTGCAGCGGGCGCAGCTCTTGCGGATCACCTCGGCAGGTCTCAAGGAGAGCCACCCCCACGACGTCACGATGACCGTGGAGTCTCCGAACTACACCACCCGCTAG
- a CDS encoding YwqG family protein, with protein sequence MDVTSVLAELEEHCVETLGEHDGRRMAALARRGYCIAPVEDGGTPAGRSRFGGDALLDPETEWPHVEGVPLNFMAVLDAEVLAPWLGEELPAVPGLLNFFYFEPDLPYEQYRRFDVFTDPRCWRVVPADPQRAEERPAPSPAHVFDPRPMAAAPIVSLPNYDEPVVQDLLDSYGERGMPRWLNAFDLGNVWRSEIDYPAYDCGHHHRAFGWPLPLQGGFLRAGEVHLLQLDSDDQWQFGDFGLLYYAIPIDALRAGDFSQVRVEMQCH encoded by the coding sequence ATGGACGTGACCTCGGTGCTGGCCGAGCTGGAAGAACACTGCGTCGAGACGCTGGGTGAGCATGACGGGCGCCGGATGGCTGCGCTGGCGCGACGCGGCTACTGCATCGCGCCGGTCGAGGACGGTGGTACCCCCGCGGGCCGGAGTCGTTTCGGCGGGGATGCGTTGCTGGACCCGGAGACCGAATGGCCGCACGTCGAGGGCGTGCCGCTCAACTTCATGGCGGTTCTCGATGCCGAGGTGCTGGCGCCCTGGCTCGGCGAGGAACTCCCCGCCGTCCCAGGACTGCTCAACTTCTTCTATTTCGAGCCTGACCTGCCCTACGAGCAATACCGGCGTTTCGATGTGTTCACCGACCCGCGGTGCTGGCGGGTCGTCCCCGCTGATCCGCAGCGCGCGGAGGAGCGGCCCGCTCCCTCGCCTGCGCATGTGTTCGACCCGCGTCCGATGGCCGCCGCGCCGATCGTCAGCCTGCCCAACTACGACGAACCGGTCGTGCAGGACCTGCTCGATTCCTACGGCGAGCGCGGCATGCCGCGCTGGCTGAACGCCTTCGACCTCGGCAACGTGTGGCGATCGGAGATCGATTACCCGGCCTACGACTGCGGCCACCACCATCGTGCGTTCGGTTGGCCGCTGCCGCTCCAGGGTGGGTTCCTGCGGGCCGGCGAGGTGCATCTCCTCCAACTGGACAGCGACGACCAATGGCAGTTCGGCGACTTCGGCCTGCTGTACTACGCGATCCCCATTGACGCGCTGCGAGCCGGCGACTTCAGCCAGGTCCGCGTCGAGATGCAGTGCCACTGA
- a CDS encoding GuaB3 family IMP dehydrogenase-related protein, with translation MRDLVEIGMGRTARRAYGFDDIDIVPSRRTRSSKVVSTAWQIDAYRFDLPLVTHPTDAVVSPDTAVSIGKLGGLGVLNAEGVWARHANAEGAIARVVDLARKGADWGELGALLQELHSAPIQSDLLTEAVRTVRDSGVTVAARVSPQHAAELTPVLLSAGVEVLVVQGTIVSAEHVARDGDPLNLKEFISDLDVPVIAGGVSDYRTAMHLMRTGAAGVIVGHGHTPGVTSTDRVLGIGVPMATAVIDAAAARRDYLDETGGRYVHVLADGGVTCSGDIAKAIACGADAVMLGAPLAATSEAPGKGLYWTAAAAHPSLPRSRVASGPARDVDLKTLLHGPSSDPEGVVNLFGALRRALAKTGYSDLKEFQKVGLAVRA, from the coding sequence TTGCGGGATCTGGTCGAGATCGGCATGGGCCGCACGGCCCGGCGGGCGTACGGGTTCGACGACATCGACATCGTCCCCTCGCGGCGCACCCGGTCGTCGAAGGTCGTCTCCACCGCATGGCAGATCGACGCCTACCGGTTCGACCTGCCGCTGGTGACTCACCCCACCGATGCCGTCGTATCGCCGGACACGGCCGTGTCGATCGGCAAGCTCGGTGGTCTCGGTGTGCTCAACGCAGAAGGCGTGTGGGCGCGGCATGCCAACGCCGAGGGCGCCATCGCCCGCGTCGTTGACCTGGCGCGTAAGGGCGCTGACTGGGGTGAACTCGGCGCGCTGTTGCAGGAGTTGCACTCGGCCCCGATCCAGAGCGATCTCCTCACCGAAGCCGTCCGCACGGTGCGGGACTCCGGTGTGACGGTGGCGGCCAGGGTCAGCCCGCAGCACGCGGCCGAGCTGACACCGGTGCTGCTGAGCGCGGGGGTCGAGGTGCTGGTTGTGCAGGGCACGATCGTGTCGGCCGAGCACGTGGCTCGTGACGGCGACCCGTTGAACCTCAAGGAGTTCATCTCCGACCTCGACGTTCCCGTGATCGCGGGCGGGGTTAGCGACTACCGCACGGCCATGCACCTGATGCGGACAGGAGCGGCGGGTGTGATCGTGGGTCACGGTCACACGCCCGGCGTGACCAGCACCGACCGGGTGCTCGGTATCGGCGTCCCCATGGCCACCGCGGTGATCGACGCGGCAGCCGCGCGCCGGGACTACCTCGACGAGACCGGTGGCCGTTACGTGCACGTGCTCGCCGATGGCGGGGTGACGTGCAGTGGCGACATCGCCAAGGCCATCGCCTGCGGCGCCGATGCCGTGATGCTCGGCGCGCCGCTGGCGGCGACGAGCGAGGCGCCCGGCAAGGGGCTGTACTGGACGGCCGCGGCGGCGCACCCGTCGTTGCCGAGGTCACGCGTCGCGTCGGGACCCGCTCGCGACGTGGATCTCAAGACGTTGCTGCACGGCCCTTCGTCGGACCCCGAGGGCGTCGTGAACTTGTTCGGCGCGCTGCGCAGGGCTCTGGCGAAGACGGGTTACTCGGATCTGAAGGAGTTCCAGAAGGTCGGGCTCGCGGTCCGCGCCTGA
- a CDS encoding E3 ubiquitin ligase family protein, with translation MWIAGVVLLVVAVAAFLSMKHTRDQLHTMIGTETLSIPELEQYRAASDEVGASGMFRKTSEVVGEASPSPDGPLTAELSKTECVWYRYRIDRHYEVIEYRDGKRHRRKRTERVAEHTSHKNYAITDEQGRTINVDPDGITPDGAEQTVSRFEPRRGRQGGIDLFGIVLPALSGRGDTTIGYDYKEWVVRPGRRLYVLGEVHDRTGALTIGKPEGKGHFIISTRTEQELRDSRVRRHRLLAIGTVASALGGLGLLVAGLFT, from the coding sequence GTGTGGATCGCGGGAGTGGTGCTGCTGGTTGTCGCAGTGGCCGCGTTCCTCTCCATGAAACACACCCGCGACCAGTTGCACACCATGATCGGCACCGAGACCCTGTCGATCCCTGAACTGGAGCAGTACCGCGCAGCCTCCGACGAGGTCGGGGCGTCCGGCATGTTCCGCAAGACCTCCGAGGTCGTAGGCGAGGCTTCTCCCAGTCCCGATGGCCCGCTCACGGCCGAACTCTCCAAAACCGAGTGCGTCTGGTACCGCTACCGCATCGACCGGCACTACGAGGTGATCGAGTACCGCGACGGCAAGCGGCACCGACGCAAACGCACCGAACGAGTGGCCGAACACACGTCACACAAGAACTACGCGATCACCGACGAGCAGGGCCGCACGATCAATGTCGATCCGGACGGCATCACCCCCGACGGCGCCGAGCAGACGGTGAGCAGGTTCGAACCACGGCGAGGCAGGCAGGGCGGCATCGATCTGTTCGGCATCGTGCTGCCCGCGTTGTCCGGCAGGGGCGACACCACGATCGGCTACGACTACAAGGAGTGGGTCGTCCGCCCGGGCCGTCGGCTCTACGTCCTCGGTGAGGTTCACGACAGGACCGGTGCGTTGACGATCGGCAAGCCCGAGGGGAAGGGTCACTTCATCATCTCGACCCGCACGGAACAGGAGTTGCGCGACAGCCGGGTCCGGCGGCACCGGCTTCTCGCGATCGGCACCGTCGCGAGCGCACTCGGGGGACTCGGGCTGCTCGTGGCCGGGCTGTTCACCTGA
- a CDS encoding GMC family oxidoreductase — protein MTGRNTFRVDYDVVVVGSGFGGSVAALRLTEKGYRVAVVEAGRRFADDEFASTSWDLRRYLWAPSLGCFGIQRIHLLKDVMVLAGAGVGGGSLVYANTLYRPLRPFYADRQWAHITDWESELAPHYDQASRMLGVVTNPTVTPSDEVIRKVAADMGVADTFHPTPVGVYFGEPGKRVADPYFGGAGPDRVGCTECGACMTGCRVGAKNTLVKNYLYLAERHGAKVIPLTTVTAVRPRGDGTYEVDVRKTGTTSPRFRHTITASHVVLAAGTWGTQRLLHDMRDKGVLPQLSRRLGELTRTNSEAIVGAARTTIDPDRNFSRGVAITSSFHPDEETHIEPVRYGKGSNAMSLLQTVATDGASEVPRWRQVLRFVRKHPVQALKLLNGYRWSERTVILLVMQSVDNSITTYTRKGWFGRRRYTSKQGHGAPNPTFIPAGHEANVRTAEHIGGIPGGTWGEVFDIPLTAHFIGGAPIGTDAANGVIDPYHRVFNYPNLHVVDGTAITANLGVNPSLTIAAQAERAFSFWPNKGEADPRPKQGEPYRRVDPVPPRAPAVPSHAPAALRH, from the coding sequence GTGACTGGGCGTAACACCTTTCGCGTTGACTATGACGTCGTGGTCGTCGGCTCCGGATTCGGCGGCAGCGTGGCTGCTCTACGGCTGACGGAGAAGGGCTACCGTGTCGCCGTGGTGGAGGCCGGCCGCCGGTTCGCCGACGACGAGTTCGCCTCCACGTCGTGGGATCTTCGCCGCTACCTGTGGGCACCGAGTCTCGGCTGCTTCGGCATCCAGCGCATCCACCTGCTCAAGGACGTCATGGTGCTGGCAGGCGCGGGAGTCGGCGGTGGTTCGCTCGTCTACGCCAACACGCTGTACCGGCCGTTGCGCCCGTTCTACGCCGACCGCCAGTGGGCACACATCACCGACTGGGAGTCGGAACTCGCCCCCCACTACGACCAGGCGAGCAGGATGCTCGGCGTGGTCACCAACCCGACCGTCACGCCGTCCGACGAGGTCATCCGCAAGGTGGCGGCCGATATGGGTGTGGCCGACACCTTCCACCCCACCCCGGTCGGGGTGTACTTCGGCGAGCCGGGCAAACGTGTGGCGGACCCCTACTTCGGCGGCGCGGGGCCCGACAGGGTGGGCTGCACCGAGTGTGGGGCGTGCATGACGGGCTGCCGGGTCGGCGCGAAGAACACGCTCGTGAAGAACTACCTGTATCTCGCCGAGCGGCATGGGGCGAAGGTGATCCCGCTGACCACGGTGACGGCCGTCCGGCCCCGTGGCGACGGCACGTACGAGGTGGACGTCCGAAAGACCGGCACCACCTCGCCCCGGTTCCGGCACACGATCACCGCGAGCCACGTCGTGCTCGCGGCGGGCACGTGGGGCACCCAGCGACTGCTGCACGACATGCGGGACAAGGGTGTGCTGCCCCAGCTGTCGCGGCGGTTGGGTGAGCTGACCCGCACGAACTCCGAGGCCATCGTCGGGGCCGCTCGCACCACCATCGATCCCGATCGGAACTTCAGCAGGGGAGTGGCGATCACGTCGTCGTTCCATCCCGACGAGGAAACCCACATCGAGCCCGTGCGGTACGGCAAGGGCAGCAACGCCATGAGCCTGCTGCAGACGGTCGCCACCGACGGCGCGTCGGAAGTGCCACGGTGGCGGCAGGTACTCCGCTTCGTGCGCAAACATCCGGTTCAGGCGCTCAAACTGCTCAACGGCTACCGGTGGAGCGAGCGCACGGTGATCCTGCTAGTGATGCAGAGCGTGGACAACTCCATCACCACCTACACGCGCAAAGGCTGGTTCGGGCGGCGCCGCTACACGTCGAAGCAGGGGCACGGTGCGCCGAACCCGACGTTCATCCCGGCTGGTCACGAGGCGAACGTGCGGACGGCCGAACACATCGGCGGCATCCCCGGCGGCACGTGGGGCGAGGTGTTCGACATCCCGCTCACCGCGCATTTCATCGGAGGAGCGCCCATCGGCACGGACGCCGCCAACGGCGTCATCGACCCATACCACCGGGTGTTCAACTATCCGAACCTGCACGTCGTGGACGGAACGGCGATCACGGCCAACCTCGGCGTCAACCCGTCACTGACCATCGCGGCCCAGGCCGAACGGGCGTTCTCGTTCTGGCCGAACAAGGGCGAGGCGGACCCCAGGCCCAAGCAGGGGGAACCCTATCGGCGGGTGGACCCGGTGCCGCCGAGGGCGCCGGCCGTGCCATCGCACGCCCCGGCCGCGCTGCGGCACTGA
- a CDS encoding anti-sigma-D factor RsdA, whose translation MTERDGADGDNRETTGFEVEGRDDGTASRGSTASEDSMPSETESARSARFAVSGDSASSSSHTSDADVTWTTEGELTDLSAVQADDALLDALGGADSRVADGLGDYELSALLLAWRRDVDSEAIPELVDTPSAVTTVKTAVAARNARGGGRRRLLVPVAAAAAVLAIGFTGTALAARDAQPGDTLWGLSKVLYADHARSVEAAASVRTDLDAAFLAIAQERYEDARRALKEAEQALRGVTGEDELARLRARHTELMAQLDQPDNTDPIPPVTSSEPASGTDGPQTSEPSDSSSESSQVSVPPELDETSSVPTTETSSPTEPTSPTTTTEDTDEESGSRSDTSVSRDTQGAATS comes from the coding sequence ATGACGGAACGCGACGGTGCTGACGGCGACAACCGCGAAACCACCGGGTTCGAGGTCGAGGGCCGAGACGACGGCACGGCATCGCGCGGCTCGACGGCCTCCGAGGACTCGATGCCATCCGAGACTGAGTCTGCAAGGTCCGCAAGGTTCGCTGTGTCCGGGGATTCCGCATCTTCTTCCTCGCACACGTCCGATGCCGACGTGACATGGACAACAGAAGGGGAGCTGACGGACCTTTCCGCCGTCCAGGCCGATGACGCCCTGCTCGACGCCCTCGGCGGTGCGGATTCCCGGGTCGCCGATGGTCTCGGCGATTACGAGTTGAGCGCATTGCTGCTCGCCTGGCGGCGCGATGTTGACAGCGAGGCGATCCCGGAGCTTGTCGATACGCCGTCGGCCGTCACCACGGTGAAGACAGCTGTCGCCGCACGCAACGCCCGTGGCGGTGGACGTCGGCGCCTGCTCGTTCCCGTTGCCGCGGCGGCTGCCGTGCTGGCCATCGGCTTCACAGGGACAGCGCTCGCCGCAAGGGACGCACAGCCAGGAGACACGCTGTGGGGGCTCAGCAAGGTGTTGTACGCCGACCACGCGCGCTCGGTGGAGGCTGCGGCGTCCGTGCGTACCGACCTCGACGCGGCGTTCCTGGCCATCGCCCAGGAACGCTACGAGGACGCTCGCCGCGCGCTCAAGGAAGCGGAACAGGCACTCAGAGGAGTCACGGGTGAGGACGAACTCGCCCGGCTGCGTGCCCGCCACACCGAGTTGATGGCGCAGCTCGACCAGCCGGACAACACTGACCCGATCCCGCCTGTCACGTCGTCGGAGCCCGCATCGGGCACCGACGGGCCACAGACGTCGGAGCCTTCCGATTCGTCGTCGGAGTCGTCGCAGGTCAGCGTGCCTCCCGAACTCGACGAGACGTCGTCGGTCCCCACGACGGAGACCTCGTCGCCGACCGAACCGACCTCGCCCACGACCACCACGGAAGACACGGACGAGGAGTCGGGAAGCCGGTCCGACACCTCGGTGTCGAGGGACACCCAGGGCGCCGCGACCAGCTGA